In Bacillus sp. NP247, one DNA window encodes the following:
- a CDS encoding LTA synthase family protein codes for MRDNFSFHQPRRSILISVILSGVVTLYVVPTLFLILRYFSLGTMKDMLNQKVVLSVMTILIWIVLLYVAYLNKGIVNKFKPIIRIYVRTFLVAHAITFLFIFMQNNMDIVNTMNWIYNYNAQFIFSLIVIYAVYVLVYNVLGKVFLSTILTSILLIILAIVNHFKIVFRGDPLYPSDFTQIGHMQSVIPMVMDYFSWGYILLVIVSIVACIWMGVYIRKYIQNVKVHVGVRVLFIVGSVVVLYVYGNFTNTFMNKLFQKSGIEFVLWDQNENYASNGFVLGFISNLDTTVIEKPKDYSKENMLQIANDIKKQYSSNIGAQKQKEKPNIIFVMSESFWDPTKLTNLSFSEDPLPNLHHYIESFPGGQTISPSFGGNTANVEFEVLTSYSMSLLKPGSIPYQQVVTNKKEIPSIPRALKKEGYYTSAIHSFGRSFFKRDDVYKVLGFDKFNAQDTMENVEVDGDYISDLSMSKEIISELEKQKKPTFIHAVTMQNHFPFTEGRFGENQIEISGLENEELKAELETYTEGLRRSDEALQYLIEQLDNLDRPTLLVFFGDHLPSLGINKSLYKETGYITNEKTPSERLAMAQTPLLMYANFDIPNDNLGLVSPIYFSNLVLDYAGLNKAPFYQFLSKLYEEIPVLRDELKIGKDGEAIKSLTAKQKEMLKQYEFIQYDLLVGKQYSKDILFK; via the coding sequence TTGAGGGATAATTTTTCATTTCATCAGCCAAGAAGAAGTATATTAATTTCAGTGATTTTAAGTGGTGTAGTAACTTTATATGTTGTACCCACACTTTTCTTGATTTTAAGATATTTTAGTTTAGGTACGATGAAAGATATGTTAAATCAAAAGGTTGTTTTAAGTGTAATGACAATTTTGATTTGGATTGTACTACTGTATGTTGCGTATTTAAATAAAGGTATAGTTAATAAATTTAAACCGATCATTAGGATTTATGTTAGAACTTTTTTAGTAGCTCATGCGATTACTTTTCTTTTTATTTTTATGCAAAATAATATGGACATCGTCAATACAATGAATTGGATTTACAACTATAATGCACAGTTTATATTTAGCTTAATTGTAATTTATGCGGTATATGTCTTGGTGTACAATGTACTTGGAAAAGTTTTTTTGAGTACTATTTTGACAAGCATTTTGCTAATCATTTTGGCTATTGTAAATCACTTCAAAATTGTTTTTAGAGGAGACCCTCTATATCCTTCTGATTTTACACAGATTGGACATATGCAATCTGTTATACCGATGGTAATGGATTATTTTAGTTGGGGTTATATTCTTCTCGTTATTGTAAGTATTGTTGCCTGTATTTGGATGGGTGTGTATATAAGGAAATATATTCAAAATGTAAAAGTTCATGTAGGCGTACGAGTTCTATTTATAGTAGGATCTGTTGTTGTTTTATATGTGTATGGTAATTTTACGAATACGTTTATGAATAAATTGTTTCAAAAGTCGGGTATAGAGTTCGTTTTGTGGGATCAAAATGAAAATTATGCTTCAAATGGTTTTGTATTAGGGTTTATAAGTAATTTAGATACGACAGTCATTGAAAAGCCGAAAGATTATTCAAAAGAAAATATGCTTCAAATAGCAAACGATATAAAGAAACAATATAGTAGCAATATAGGGGCGCAGAAGCAAAAAGAGAAACCGAATATTATTTTTGTAATGAGTGAATCGTTTTGGGATCCAACGAAGTTAACGAACCTGTCCTTTAGTGAAGATCCTTTACCTAATTTGCATCATTATATAGAAAGTTTTCCTGGTGGACAAACTATCTCTCCTTCATTTGGAGGAAATACTGCGAACGTTGAATTTGAGGTATTAACGAGTTATTCAATGAGTTTGTTAAAACCAGGCTCTATACCGTATCAGCAAGTTGTTACAAATAAGAAAGAAATTCCATCAATTCCTCGAGCTTTGAAAAAAGAAGGGTATTATACAAGTGCAATTCATTCGTTCGGGCGCTCATTCTTTAAACGGGATGATGTATATAAAGTGTTAGGGTTTGATAAGTTTAATGCACAAGATACGATGGAAAATGTAGAAGTTGATGGAGATTATATTAGCGATTTATCTATGAGTAAAGAGATAATATCTGAATTAGAGAAGCAAAAGAAACCTACTTTTATTCATGCGGTTACAATGCAAAATCATTTTCCATTTACAGAAGGAAGATTTGGCGAAAATCAAATAGAGATTAGTGGATTAGAAAATGAAGAATTAAAAGCTGAATTAGAGACTTATACAGAAGGGTTAAGACGTTCAGATGAAGCTCTGCAATATTTAATAGAGCAACTAGATAATTTAGATAGACCTACATTACTAGTATTCTTTGGCGATCATCTCCCGTCGTTAGGAATAAATAAATCTCTTTATAAAGAGACTGGTTATATAACAAATGAAAAAACGCCAAGTGAACGATTAGCGATGGCACAAACGCCGTTATTAATGTATGCAAATTTTGATATTCCAAATGACAATTTAGGCTTAGTAAGTCCAATTTATTTTTCAAATCTTGTCCTTGATTATGCTGGATTAAATAAGGCACCATTCTATCAATTTTTATCGAAGTTATATGAAGAAATTCCCGTACTTCGTGACGAATTGAAGATAGGAAAAGACGGAGAAGCAATAAAAAGTTTAACAGCGAAACAAAAAGAAATGTTAAAGCAATATGAGTTTATTCAATATGACTTACTCGTCGGAAAGCAATATAGTAAGGATATATTATTTAAATAA
- a CDS encoding glycosyltransferase family 39 protein, giving the protein MLNKFKSLPKAVYAILALSFLLHVFCLVKQPGLDGELVKVTYGANDAFNYSLTAEQLLKHGVFGYVYLEPSEVPGKNAYITPGQPLLLAGAMIISDVTSLPYYYVATVINMILNLGTVLLVFLIGKELFEKNIYGIVASILYAIYPSNYTYFRTLLTEVPSIFLLSLSVYVFVLAWKYNKTKFHIWFGIVVAILLMFRPNPAPMMLIPVLVVLFTYGFKDSIRIGLLWLIGPFLIIGAWVVRNYLAFNQFILFSTQGADPLIAGADPFNKIGYENVVNQMKAQGLDDKEAYAKDLIKNGFKTDFTYWFSWFTVGKTIELFKTAPAVDQYRIHNFIQMCHRVFIIGTFLSSFCFMLNSFKHKRVMMLVASSVIYIIFSNLFLAINRYGFFINPLMCLILAYGLVYTVQKLPFFRTSQA; this is encoded by the coding sequence TTGCTAAATAAGTTTAAAAGTTTACCTAAAGCGGTATATGCAATTTTGGCGCTTTCTTTCCTGTTGCACGTTTTTTGTCTAGTAAAACAGCCAGGATTAGATGGAGAGTTAGTCAAAGTAACATATGGTGCAAATGATGCGTTTAACTATTCGTTAACAGCTGAACAATTATTAAAACATGGTGTATTTGGCTATGTTTATTTAGAACCTAGTGAAGTTCCTGGAAAAAATGCTTATATCACACCAGGTCAACCACTATTATTAGCTGGTGCTATGATTATTTCTGATGTTACATCACTTCCGTACTATTACGTAGCAACTGTCATTAATATGATACTGAACCTCGGCACAGTGTTATTAGTATTCTTAATAGGAAAAGAGTTATTTGAAAAGAATATTTATGGAATTGTCGCAAGTATTTTATATGCTATTTATCCAAGTAACTATACATACTTCCGTACATTACTAACAGAAGTTCCTTCAATATTCTTATTATCGTTAAGCGTGTACGTATTTGTTCTTGCATGGAAATACAATAAAACAAAATTCCATATATGGTTTGGAATTGTTGTTGCTATTTTACTTATGTTCCGTCCAAACCCAGCTCCAATGATGCTTATTCCTGTTCTTGTCGTCTTGTTCACATATGGATTTAAAGACTCCATTCGAATTGGATTATTATGGCTCATTGGTCCGTTCCTTATTATCGGGGCATGGGTTGTTCGTAACTATTTAGCATTCAATCAATTTATCTTATTCTCAACACAAGGTGCAGACCCATTAATTGCCGGTGCAGATCCGTTTAACAAAATTGGCTATGAAAATGTAGTTAATCAAATGAAAGCCCAGGGCTTAGATGATAAAGAGGCATACGCAAAAGATTTAATCAAAAATGGATTTAAAACGGACTTCACATATTGGTTCTCTTGGTTCACTGTCGGTAAAACAATTGAATTATTCAAAACAGCTCCTGCTGTAGACCAATACCGTATTCATAACTTTATACAAATGTGTCATAGAGTCTTTATCATTGGTACATTCTTGAGCAGTTTCTGCTTCATGCTAAATTCATTTAAACATAAACGCGTTATGATGCTAGTAGCAAGTTCTGTTATTTACATCATCTTCTCAAACTTATTCTTAGCAATTAATCGCTACGGATTTTTCATTAACCCTCTTATGTGCTTAATTCTTGCATATGGGTTAGTTTACACTGTGCAGAAGCTTCCATTTTTCCGCACTAGCCAAGCATAA
- a CDS encoding YwbE family protein — MLKKLLLFLLTGLCVVALTACKDEEDKLKLAEEQKIDEKKVEEKRKQEEQQKAEEEKRKQEEQQKAEEEKRKQEEQQRVEEEKRKQEEQQKAEEEKRKQEEQQKAEEEKRRQEEQQRVEEEKRKQEEQRRVQEQQKQQSAQQERTQKKEKTTQATGGKPTRSQISVGSHVVIQLDKDYSKTVSGVVKDILTNTETHTYGIKVRLQDGQIGRVQSVG, encoded by the coding sequence ATGTTAAAGAAATTATTATTATTTTTACTTACAGGCTTATGCGTAGTTGCTTTAACAGCGTGTAAAGATGAAGAGGACAAGCTGAAATTGGCGGAAGAACAGAAAATAGATGAGAAGAAAGTTGAAGAAAAACGTAAGCAAGAAGAGCAGCAAAAAGCAGAGGAAGAAAAGCGTAAACAAGAAGAGCAGCAAAAAGCAGAGGAAGAAAAGCGTAAGCAAGAAGAGCAACAAAGAGTAGAGGAAGAAAAACGTAAGCAAGAAGAGCAGCAAAAAGCAGAAGAAGAAAAGCGTAAGCAAGAAGAGCAGCAAAAAGCAGAAGAAGAAAAGCGTAGGCAAGAAGAACAACAAAGAGTAGAAGAAGAAAAACGTAAGCAAGAAGAACAAAGACGTGTACAAGAGCAACAAAAACAACAGTCTGCACAACAAGAGAGAACACAGAAAAAAGAAAAAACAACACAAGCAACGGGTGGGAAGCCGACAAGGTCACAAATTTCGGTCGGTTCCCATGTAGTTATCCAATTAGATAAAGATTATAGTAAAACTGTGAGCGGTGTTGTGAAAGATATTTTAACAAACACGGAAACACATACGTACGGAATTAAAGTTCGATTACAAGATGGACAAATTGGTCGTGTTCAAAGTGTTGGATAA
- a CDS encoding DUF3986 family protein, translating into MDYEYDDSVHLHLDYFGTECDMESIAYKRKHEDVWDVYFNFGAYGIQKDGVEAGMFMDEYAGYYVFSVHARDLSWEFGSAQFEEWVLRNHIVEKTLQK; encoded by the coding sequence ATGGATTATGAATACGATGATAGTGTACATTTACATCTTGATTATTTCGGAACTGAATGTGATATGGAATCGATTGCTTATAAGAGGAAGCATGAAGACGTATGGGATGTGTATTTTAATTTCGGAGCATACGGTATTCAGAAAGATGGTGTAGAGGCAGGAATGTTTATGGACGAATATGCCGGTTATTATGTTTTTTCTGTACATGCTCGTGATTTGAGCTGGGAATTTGGAAGTGCTCAGTTTGAAGAGTGGGTTTTGAGGAACCATATAGTAGAAAAAACGCTGCAAAAATAG
- a CDS encoding ABC transporter substrate-binding protein, with product MKKLITVFCIMLLAVFTLAACGSTKEVKKEQTQNIRIGEVTHSLFYAPLYVGIEKGFFKDEGLNIDLQTTAGGDKTMTALLSGGIDIALVGSETSIYVHQQGAKDPVINFAQLTQTDGTFLVSRKKLDSFNWNDVKGVTFLGQRKGGMPQMVGEYVLKKNGIDPRKDTNLIQNIEFANIANAFASGTGEFVQLFEPTASILEKEGKGYIVASFGAESGTVPYTTFMAKESFLKKDKAAAEKFTRALYKAQQWVDTHSPDEIADAVSPLFKDTSKDISVKVIERYKKQHSYATNPLLDDAEWKQLQTIMKEAGELQKEVPHEALVNTKIAESVIKK from the coding sequence GTGAAAAAATTAATAACCGTTTTTTGCATCATGTTACTAGCTGTTTTCACGCTCGCAGCTTGTGGTAGCACAAAAGAAGTTAAAAAAGAACAAACTCAAAACATTCGCATTGGCGAAGTTACCCATTCTCTCTTCTATGCCCCGTTATATGTTGGAATTGAAAAAGGATTTTTTAAAGATGAAGGTTTAAATATTGATTTACAAACAACAGCTGGCGGAGATAAAACGATGACCGCCCTTTTATCTGGCGGAATTGATATTGCGCTCGTTGGTTCAGAAACGTCTATTTATGTTCATCAACAAGGAGCAAAAGATCCTGTCATTAATTTTGCGCAGCTTACACAAACAGATGGCACATTTTTAGTTTCCCGTAAAAAATTAGATTCTTTTAATTGGAATGACGTAAAAGGTGTTACGTTTTTAGGGCAGCGTAAAGGTGGTATGCCACAAATGGTTGGTGAATACGTTTTAAAGAAAAATGGCATTGATCCTCGCAAAGATACAAACTTAATTCAAAATATCGAGTTTGCTAATATTGCAAATGCCTTTGCATCTGGTACAGGAGAATTTGTACAGCTCTTTGAACCGACTGCAAGTATACTTGAAAAAGAAGGAAAAGGTTATATCGTCGCGTCTTTTGGAGCTGAATCTGGCACTGTTCCGTATACAACGTTTATGGCAAAAGAAAGTTTCTTAAAGAAAGATAAAGCTGCTGCAGAAAAATTCACGCGCGCACTATATAAAGCGCAGCAATGGGTTGATACACATAGTCCAGACGAGATTGCCGATGCCGTTTCACCACTATTTAAAGACACTTCAAAAGACATTTCAGTAAAAGTAATTGAGCGCTACAAAAAACAACATTCATATGCGACAAATCCATTATTAGATGATGCAGAATGGAAACAGCTCCAAACGATTATGAAAGAAGCTGGTGAATTACAAAAAGAAGTTCCACATGAAGCGCTCGTCAATACAAAAATTGCCGAAAGCGTTATCAAGAAATAG
- a CDS encoding ABC transporter ATP-binding protein produces MSFLQIRNVSHCFFAKENAKLILEDMSLQVEEGEFISILGPSGCGKTTLLSIIAGLLNPIEGIVFLDGEPITTKTPSMGYMLQQDYLFPWKTIEENIMLGLHIRKIYDENTKEHTLKLLKQAGLYDIEQQYPRELSGGMRQRAALVRTLATDPKILLLDEPFSALDYQTKLKLEDLVFTLLRNYKKTSLLVTHDIEEAIAMSDRIYLLQANPGKIAKTFIVPESIRSLSPLEARHHHDFPSIFQEIWKELERLG; encoded by the coding sequence ATGAGCTTTTTACAAATACGTAACGTTTCTCACTGCTTTTTTGCAAAAGAAAATGCCAAACTTATTCTTGAAGATATGAGTTTACAAGTAGAAGAAGGCGAATTTATTTCTATTCTTGGTCCGAGTGGTTGCGGAAAAACAACGCTCCTCTCCATCATCGCAGGGCTACTTAATCCAATTGAAGGTATCGTATTTTTAGATGGTGAACCGATTACAACTAAGACCCCATCTATGGGCTATATGCTCCAGCAAGATTACTTGTTTCCGTGGAAAACAATTGAAGAAAATATTATGCTCGGACTTCATATTCGAAAAATTTATGATGAAAATACGAAAGAACATACATTAAAGCTTTTAAAACAAGCCGGCCTATATGATATAGAACAGCAATATCCTCGTGAACTATCCGGCGGTATGCGCCAACGTGCAGCACTCGTTCGAACATTAGCGACCGATCCGAAGATTTTATTGCTGGATGAACCATTTTCCGCACTCGATTATCAAACAAAATTAAAACTAGAAGATCTCGTCTTCACATTATTACGTAACTATAAGAAAACATCCCTACTTGTGACACATGATATTGAAGAAGCAATTGCGATGAGTGATCGTATTTATTTACTGCAGGCGAATCCTGGAAAAATTGCAAAAACGTTCATCGTCCCAGAAAGTATCCGTTCCTTATCGCCGTTAGAAGCACGACACCACCATGACTTCCCATCCATCTTCCAAGAAATATGGAAGGAGTTGGAACGACTTGGATAA
- a CDS encoding ABC transporter permease, whose product MDNIKQLHEQFRKKERQHAWLARSLQLVLLVLFFALWEIASKKEWIDPLLFSSPSRIWDLFLTKWIDGSLWIHIWTTLLETGVGFILGTVLGAIIATFLWWMPLLARVLDPYLVVLNAMPKVALGPIIIVIFGPNISSSIAMGVIISIIITILVIYSAFQEVDSNYIKVMDTFGANKWQCYKHVILPSSFPAIISTLKVNVGLSWVGVIFGELLVSKQGLGYLISYGFQVFNFTLVLLSVLLTCVLATLMYVFVEAFEKLLIGKRKKS is encoded by the coding sequence TTGGATAATATAAAACAACTACATGAACAGTTTCGAAAAAAAGAAAGACAACATGCATGGTTAGCTCGCTCTTTACAACTTGTACTTCTTGTTCTTTTCTTTGCACTATGGGAAATAGCTAGTAAAAAAGAATGGATTGATCCTTTACTCTTTAGCTCTCCTTCAAGGATTTGGGATCTCTTTTTAACGAAATGGATTGACGGTTCACTTTGGATCCACATATGGACGACATTACTTGAAACAGGAGTAGGCTTCATTCTCGGTACTGTACTCGGAGCTATTATTGCTACTTTCCTTTGGTGGATGCCACTTTTGGCCCGCGTACTTGATCCGTATCTCGTCGTCCTAAATGCAATGCCAAAAGTTGCACTCGGTCCAATCATCATTGTTATTTTCGGTCCAAATATTTCATCCTCTATCGCAATGGGCGTAATCATCTCCATCATCATTACCATTCTCGTTATTTACAGTGCATTTCAAGAAGTCGATTCCAATTATATTAAGGTCATGGACACATTTGGCGCAAATAAATGGCAATGCTATAAGCACGTTATTCTCCCTTCATCTTTCCCTGCAATTATTTCAACGTTAAAAGTGAATGTTGGCTTATCATGGGTCGGTGTTATTTTCGGGGAACTCCTCGTTTCTAAACAAGGACTTGGCTATTTAATTAGCTACGGATTCCAAGTCTTTAACTTCACACTCGTCTTACTCAGTGTATTGCTCACTTGCGTCCTCGCAACTCTTATGTATGTATTTGTCGAGGCGTTTGAAAAACTCCTTATTGGAAAACGAAAAAAAAGCTGA
- a CDS encoding recombinase family protein has translation MKKLYGKLVCFMISMGLVAGCDMSEQASKREKKDVCETTEECAQIGDKTLQKVYKKIDGLSELEVLEDYDLEGHSSNDMKEAEMKKEDDENYFFLASYYIDGDEIVDPYFDKLDRKRLNKAFAEDKDAKEEVLKQRQDRGYHESLWDMYSTLIPAKYRTDIKEFDMVTDGYDGIVAHVIPSMEYPKEWTISLDTLDSAVNIDQVMKTLIHETAHVLTLGHKQIPVNEKYLKAFDEDKDISSYQNKCKSLFLQEGCAKESSYINQFYNLFWKPIDQEWTEKKVEESEEAQIEFFKEKHSEFVSLYGTTNVAEDIADTFTAFILQDSKKVKEGIELKYKKIAFFYQFPELVKMRAEVLAGLYDISRDIEQS, from the coding sequence ATGAAGAAACTGTATGGAAAATTAGTGTGTTTTATGATTTCAATGGGCTTAGTAGCTGGATGTGATATGTCGGAGCAAGCTTCAAAAAGAGAGAAAAAAGATGTGTGCGAAACGACAGAAGAATGTGCACAAATAGGTGATAAGACGCTTCAAAAAGTATATAAAAAAATAGATGGACTTTCAGAACTTGAAGTACTAGAGGATTATGATTTAGAAGGACATTCAAGTAACGATATGAAAGAAGCGGAAATGAAAAAAGAGGATGATGAAAATTATTTCTTTTTAGCTTCTTATTATATTGATGGTGATGAAATTGTAGATCCTTATTTCGATAAACTAGATCGCAAACGATTGAATAAGGCTTTTGCGGAGGATAAGGACGCGAAAGAAGAAGTATTAAAGCAACGTCAAGATAGAGGTTATCATGAATCGTTATGGGATATGTACAGTACTCTTATTCCAGCTAAGTATCGCACTGACATAAAAGAGTTTGATATGGTAACTGATGGTTACGATGGAATTGTCGCCCACGTTATACCGAGTATGGAGTATCCGAAAGAGTGGACTATTAGTTTAGATACGCTTGATTCTGCAGTAAATATCGATCAAGTGATGAAAACATTAATACATGAGACGGCTCACGTATTGACACTGGGACATAAACAAATACCAGTAAATGAAAAGTACTTAAAGGCTTTTGACGAAGATAAAGATATTTCATCATACCAAAATAAATGTAAATCTCTTTTCTTACAAGAAGGATGTGCGAAGGAGAGCTCTTATATAAATCAATTTTATAATTTGTTCTGGAAACCAATTGACCAGGAGTGGACAGAAAAGAAAGTGGAAGAAAGCGAAGAAGCTCAAATTGAATTTTTTAAGGAAAAGCATAGTGAGTTTGTTTCACTGTATGGAACGACAAATGTAGCGGAAGATATCGCAGATACATTTACAGCGTTTATATTACAAGATTCAAAAAAAGTGAAAGAAGGAATAGAATTAAAATATAAAAAAATTGCCTTCTTCTATCAATTCCCCGAGCTTGTAAAAATGAGAGCGGAAGTGTTAGCTGGATTATATGATATTTCAAGGGATATAGAGCAGTCATAG
- a CDS encoding HAD family hydrolase has translation MIRAVLFDLDGTLLDRRQSLEQFIRNQYNRFAFHLINIEKFEYCSRFLELDNNGYTWKDKVYSTLLCEYNITTLTQEQLLHDYITNFQHHCIPFQNMHELLQQLKQRNIKIGIITNGFTKFQMSNLRALNIHTYTSTILVSEAEGIKKPHPEIFERALQKLNVKAEECLYVGDHPENDVLGSEQVGILGVWKRDSFWGDFEHSRVVDDLLEVLSFLGGEVKTIQ, from the coding sequence ATGATTCGAGCAGTCTTATTTGACTTAGATGGAACACTATTAGATCGTCGCCAATCTCTAGAGCAATTTATTCGTAATCAATATAATCGCTTCGCCTTTCATTTGATAAACATAGAAAAATTCGAGTATTGCTCTCGTTTTCTCGAGCTCGATAATAATGGTTACACGTGGAAAGATAAGGTGTATTCCACTCTCCTTTGCGAATACAACATTACCACTTTAACGCAAGAGCAACTGCTACACGACTACATTACAAACTTCCAACATCATTGTATTCCTTTCCAAAACATGCATGAACTACTTCAACAATTAAAACAGCGAAACATTAAAATTGGTATTATTACAAACGGCTTTACTAAATTTCAGATGAGCAACCTTCGAGCACTAAACATACATACGTATACAAGCACGATTCTTGTTTCAGAAGCGGAAGGAATTAAAAAGCCTCACCCTGAGATTTTCGAACGGGCTTTACAAAAGCTAAACGTAAAAGCAGAAGAATGCCTTTACGTTGGAGACCATCCAGAAAATGATGTGCTTGGTTCTGAACAAGTAGGGATTCTTGGCGTTTGGAAGAGAGATTCATTTTGGGGTGACTTTGAACATTCACGTGTCGTGGATGATTTATTAGAGGTGCTTTCGTTTTTAGGGGGGGAGGTAAAAACAATACAATAG
- the mutTA gene encoding antimutator 8-oxo-(dGTP/GTP)ase, which produces MYKFKDYYHNTVQLSFERYPFSPEPKHVWVVCRYGDQWLLTHHLRRGLEFPGGKVELGETPEEAAVREVHEETGGIVSDLTYLGQYKVSGKDKIIIKNIYFATISAVEQHTHYEETKGSVLLKDIPDNIKTDRKFSFIMRDDVLARTMKHIEEIGCFTK; this is translated from the coding sequence ATGTACAAATTTAAAGATTATTACCACAACACTGTACAATTATCGTTTGAACGTTACCCATTTTCTCCTGAGCCAAAGCATGTTTGGGTTGTATGCCGGTACGGGGATCAATGGTTATTAACGCATCATTTACGCCGTGGTCTTGAATTTCCAGGTGGTAAAGTAGAACTCGGGGAAACACCGGAAGAAGCGGCAGTTCGAGAAGTTCATGAGGAAACCGGCGGCATAGTTTCTGATTTAACTTACTTAGGGCAATACAAAGTATCCGGAAAAGACAAAATAATCATTAAAAACATTTATTTTGCAACAATTAGTGCGGTAGAGCAGCATACGCATTACGAAGAAACGAAAGGGTCTGTTTTATTAAAAGACATTCCTGATAACATTAAAACTGATAGAAAATTTAGCTTTATTATGCGCGACGATGTATTAGCGCGTACGATGAAACATATAGAAGAAATCGGTTGCTTTACGAAGTAA
- a CDS encoding hydrolase, with product MENKKTYYISVGNGQISQVKTADTYNFEIYANDEEITELREYFDQAYEEDLGSYVRSHVPFVGYHHDSNNDRYDEQLQKAYKMIYDLGNHETKELVAQMGIINGL from the coding sequence ATGGAGAATAAAAAAACATATTATATATCAGTTGGAAATGGTCAAATTTCGCAAGTGAAGACGGCGGATACGTATAATTTTGAAATTTATGCAAATGACGAAGAGATTACGGAGTTAAGAGAGTATTTTGATCAAGCGTATGAAGAGGACTTAGGTTCGTATGTACGCTCCCACGTTCCATTCGTTGGGTATCATCACGATTCGAATAATGATCGATATGATGAACAACTACAAAAAGCATATAAAATGATTTATGATCTAGGGAATCATGAAACGAAAGAATTAGTCGCACAAATGGGAATAATCAATGGATTGTAA
- the ytzI gene encoding YtzI protein, whose product MLKILIIGIIIVLIVLVLSVMTINKGYAYKHSVDKPEDNPYSKNNKEES is encoded by the coding sequence ATGCTCAAAATATTAATTATCGGCATTATAATCGTACTGATCGTATTAGTACTCTCCGTCATGACGATTAATAAAGGCTACGCATATAAACATTCTGTTGATAAGCCCGAAGATAACCCTTACTCGAAAAATAATAAGGAGGAATCATAG
- a CDS encoding DUF3953 domain-containing protein has protein sequence MLKGVRITFSLIALSIAIYSFIAGNRGIMPYMFIFLGGMAFIVSIEEILKQQTGGSMLALLAGAAALFIGFTEIFR, from the coding sequence ATGTTAAAAGGAGTTCGAATTACTTTTTCACTTATCGCTTTATCTATAGCAATCTATAGTTTTATTGCTGGCAATAGAGGAATTATGCCTTATATGTTTATCTTTTTAGGCGGTATGGCTTTCATTGTAAGTATAGAGGAAATATTAAAACAGCAAACAGGAGGTAGTATGCTTGCTCTGTTAGCTGGAGCCGCTGCTTTATTTATTGGTTTCACAGAAATATTCCGATAA
- a CDS encoding YczI family protein — MLKNIRIIIATIALILALLNLFANFSMLLPFVFILLSIMFILFGIDEIKEQQKAKAFVYFLGSVFILYVGVSSILS; from the coding sequence ATGTTAAAAAACATTCGAATTATAATAGCTACTATTGCCCTCATTCTCGCTCTACTTAACCTCTTTGCAAACTTCTCTATGCTTTTACCATTCGTATTTATCCTTTTAAGTATTATGTTTATCCTTTTTGGAATTGATGAAATAAAAGAGCAGCAAAAAGCAAAAGCATTTGTTTATTTTCTCGGTTCTGTCTTTATTTTATATGTTGGAGTGTCTAGTATACTTTCATAA